CTCGCCGTTGCCCTGGCCGGCGTGGCCGTCGCCCACAAAAAACAGCGCCCCCGCCGCGTGCACCGGCAAATACAGCGTGGTACCAGCCACCAACTCTTTGTTGTCGAGGTTGCCGCCGTGAATGCCGGGCGGCGCACTGTTCACGCGGCCCGATGCGGCCGGAGGCGCCACGCCCATGCTTCCGAAAAACGGCCGCAGCGGCACATCGATGCCCGGCAGGAAGTGCGCCACCATCTTCTTCTCATCGAGCGGAATGATGCGCATTTTAGCGTAGCCGAAGTCTTCGGGAATGAAGCCGCTTTTGGCCCCAAAAGCATTGTAGGCGTAGGGAATGGCCAGCTTGATGGCCTGAATGCGCACCTCCAGCACGTCGCCGGGCTCGGCGCCCTCCACGAAAATGGGGCCCGTGAGGATGTGCCCGCCGGGCCCTTTGTTGGTCACGTGCTCCACAATGTCGCGCAGGTTGGGTTCGACTTGCGCGGGCGGCAGGCCGGCCCCTTCCAGCCGGCTGGGCGTGGAGGTGATGAGCGTGTGCACTTCCACGGTTTCGCCGGATTTGATGCGCAGCACAGGCGG
This DNA window, taken from Hymenobacter sp. 5317J-9, encodes the following:
- a CDS encoding acetamidase/formamidase family protein — its product is MKFRPSFAHRSRIVLALCLGLAGAAHAQKATHQLPITPATAAWGYYDAAAPPVLRIKSGETVEVHTLITSTPSRLEGAGLPPAQVEPNLRDIVEHVTNKGPGGHILTGPIFVEGAEPGDVLEVRIQAIKLAIPYAYNAFGAKSGFIPEDFGYAKMRIIPLDEKKMVAHFLPGIDVPLRPFFGSMGVAPPAASGRVNSAPPGIHGGNLDNKELVAGTTLYLPVHAAGALFFVGDGHAGQGNGEVDITALETSLTGTLQFIVRKDLHLTLPRAETPTAYISMGLNEDLTLAAKDAVREMIAFLVAEKHLTRDDAYMLCSVAGDLNTTQVVDGTRGAHMMLPKSIFGKVKAGKR